A stretch of the Capsicum annuum cultivar UCD-10X-F1 chromosome 10, UCD10Xv1.1, whole genome shotgun sequence genome encodes the following:
- the LOC107852911 gene encoding protein DEFECTIVE IN EXINE FORMATION 1 isoform X2 — MVRCSFSDLHRVSGYLMSDKLEIPRLKVKKDWHVGLKQDPVDRSHPDVHDDQLVQEAVMDSLARHNASTHGGNHSKSIGSEVNTENHSIQKEVNHDASNASISLPSEVSPNTSNSSNVEDQKGKNDSLAGAEVKMTNLNNITQNSDNEKMSVSENGTSKERRLLEDNVLRKSEENGSGSKDVKAATVENEEGLEADADSSFDLFRDNFEDLPDNYDYDYDDYLDDDEIWDAENFEEPEHEKLENYVHIDAHVLCTPIIADIDSDGVSEMIVAVSYFFDHEYYNNEEHRKELEDIDIGKYVAGGIVVFNLDTKQVKWTAQLDLSTDDGNFRAYIYSSPTVIDLDGDGNMDILVGTSYGMFYVLDHTGKVREKFPLEMAEIQGAVVAADINDDGKIELVTTDSHGNVAAWTAQGTEIWEKHLKSLVPQGPVIGDVDGDGRTDVVVPTLSGNIYVLNGKDGSFVRPYPYRTHGRVMNRALLVDLSKRGEKKKGLTIVAMSFDGYLYLIDGPTSCADVVDIGETSYSMVLADNVDGGNDLDLIVTTMNGNVFCFSTPSPHHPLKAWRSPNQGRNNAAYCHDREGIYATPSSRAFRDEEGKSFWVEIEIVDKYRYPSGSQAPYNVTVSLLVPGNYLGERTIKQNKIFDRPGKHRIMLPTVSVRTAGTVLLEMVDKNGLYFSDDFSLTFHMHYYKLLKWILVLPMLGMFGVLVILRPQEAMPLPSFSRNTDL, encoded by the exons gtCACAATGCATCCACTCATGGAGGCAACCATTCAAAATCTATTGGATCTGAAGTTAACACTGAAAACCATTCTATTCAAAAAGAAGTCAACCATGACGCATCTAATGCCTCAATATCTTTGCCATCAGAAGTTTCACCTAACACATCAAATTCATCTAATGTAGAGGACCAAAAGGGGAAAAATGATAGTCTAGCTGGTGCAGAAGTTAAAATGACTAACTTGAACAATATTACTCAGAATTCAGATAATGAGAAAATGAGTGTTTCGGAGAATGGAACAAGTAAAGAGAGAAGGCTTCTTGAAGACAATGTCTTGAGAAAATCGGAGGAAAATGGTTCTGGGTCCAAAGATGTTAAAGCTGCAACTGTGGAAAATGAAGAAGGTCTGGAAGCGGATGCTGATTCATCGTTTGATTTATTCCGGGATAATTTTGAGGATCTGCCTGATAATTATGATTACGACTATGATGATTACCTTGACGATGATGAAATATGGGATGCTGAAAATTTTGAGGAACCAGAACATGAGAAATTGGAGAATTATGTTCATATTGATGCTCATGTTTTATGTACTCCT ATCATTGCTGACATTGACAGCGACGGGGTGTCGGAGATGATTGTTGCAGTATCATATTTCTTTGACCATGA GTACTACAACAATGAGGAGCATAGGAAGGAACTTGAAGACATTGACATAGGAAAATATGTTGCAGGTGGTATTGTTGTTTTCAATCTAGATACCAAGCAAGTTAAATGGACTGCACAGCTGGACTTAAGTACTGATGACGGGAACTTCCGTGCCTATATATACTCTTCTCCTACGGTAATCGATTTGGATGGCGATGGAAATATGGACATTCTAGTTGGGACCTCCTATGGCATGTTTTATGTGTTGGATCACACTG GCAAAGTGAGGGAAAAGTTCCCTCTCGAAATGGCTGAAATCCAAGGAGCAGTAGTTGCAGCTGATATCAATGACGATGGAAAGATTGAACTGGTTACAACAGATTCACATGGAAATGTTGCTGCTTGGACCGCACAAGGCACAGAAATTTGGGAAAAGCATCTCAAGAGTCTTGTTCCTCAGGGACCGGTCATTGGCGATGTGGATGGGGATGGCCGTACAGATGTCGTCGTCCCAACACTTTCTGGTAATATATATGTTCTGAATGGTAAGGATGGCTCATTTGTACGTCCATATCCTTATAGGACTCATGGTAGGGTGATGAATCGAGCACTTCTTGTTGACTTGAGCAAACGTGGGGAAAAGAAAAAGGGGCTTACAATTGTCGCAATGTCATTTGATGGTTATTTGTATCTCATAGACGGACCAACATCATGTGCTGATGTTGTAGATATTGGTGAAACTTC ATACAGCATGGTCTTGGCTGATAATGTTGATGGTGGCAATGATCTTGATCTTATTGTAACAACCATGAATGGCAATGTCTTCTGTTTCTCCACGCCTTCACCACATCATCCCCTcaag GCTTGGAGATCTCCTAATCAAGGGAGAAACAATGCTGCTTACTGTCATGACCGTGAGGGTATCTATGCAACTCCATCTTCAAGAGCTTTCCGTGATGAAGAGGGCAAGAGCTTCTGGGTTGAAATAGAGATTGTTGACAAATACAGATACCCATCTGGGTCTCAAGCTCCTTATAATGTCACG GTGAGCTTGTTAGTTCCTGGTAATTACCTAGGGGAACGAACTATTAAGCAAAATAAGATATTCGATCGTCCTGGAAAACATCGGATTATGCTCCCAACTGTTAGTGTAAGGACTGCTGGGACTGTTTTGTTGGAGATGGTTGACAAGAACGGGCTATATTTCTCAGATGATTTCTCTCTAACATTCCATATGCATTATTATAAGCTATTGAAATGGATTCTTGTACTACCTATGCTGGGAATGTTTGGTGTGCTTGTCATCCTTCGTCCGCAGGAGGCCATGCCACTACCATCATTTTCGCGGAACACTGATTTGTGA